The window CGCCAAAAGGATTTATAGATTTCACTCCAACTAAAATGTGCATTGCATTTCTCGCATTTTTGCAAAGCTAATCACCCCCATTATAATTTCTAAATTTTCTAAGGCGTTGATTTATTAACCTGCACCGTTACTTTAATAAAACGACTCCCCAGTAAAGAAAACTCATAGTAAGAAAAACAAACGCAAATGTAGTTATTGCTTTTGGTAATTTACGATAAAAGTATATTAATGCTAATCCTATGAGTATGTGAATGAAAGCAAAAAGAATAAAACTCATTTACCTCACCTCTTACCTAAATTGTACCATTATCTGCAATGGAAAATAATCCATTCTTTCACTAACCGTTAGTTGAATAGTAACAATATTTTAGAAAAACATCCATTATTTTTCAAAACGAAAAAAAGTTGTGCGTAAGGTTCGATGGTCAGTCGCGCCATATCGGAGTGTGTCCTTTGGGGGTCACGCACTTTCAACGCAAAAAAAAAAGAAGCGACCAACAACGAAGTTTAATTCGTTCATTGATCGCATTTATTAAAAGAATGAAACGTTTTTAATACTTTGTTTAATTCGCTCGTCAGTCATTCCGATGTAACGAAGCGTTGTCTTTTGCGAACTATGATTAAAGATTTCCATTAGCGTTGCGATGTCGTTAGTCGCGTTGTAATAAGTGTAACCAAACGTTTTACGCATAGTATGTGAGCCGACTGAATGATTGCCGATTTGATCGCCAGCATCAGTAATAATACGATAAGCTTGCGTCGTGCTAATATGTGCGTCGCCTTTGCGTGATGGGAATAAGTACGTTGTTCCTAGAGGCAAAGTATCGATATAGTCCGCAATATCAACCATCAGCTGATCGAGGTGTACAGTACGCTCCTTCTTCGTCTTTCCTTCTCGAATCTTAAACGATGACTTCCCCTTTACTTGTTCGACTTTAAGCGCAACTAAATCACCGCACCTTAAACCGGTAGATATGCCGAGCTTGAAAAGAAGTTGATTGCGTAATCCAAATTCCTTCGTCCTGCCTAACGCTTCTAACATCTCGCTTATTTCTTCCTTTGATTTCAACGGTTGTACATCGATTAACATGCCTTTTTTCTCGTTAGGATTAGCCATAATTACGCCCCTTTTGAATGTATCCTTTTTATCATTATATCTAAAATAGCATACATTCGTTAGATGCACAATTATTAAATAGCTATTTAACAGCGTTTTATATGTATCCTTTTCATAAAAAGCATACATTCATTCCCGCGGATTATGTGCGATCTTTCTGCGTCAAAACAGCGTTAATTTGAACCCCATGAGTTTCGAAGTGCTCCGTCCAATCTAGCGTTCTCCCCGATACATTACCGTGTATTACCTATGTAAACCGCGCTAAATCGCTACTTTTACGCCTTCAAAGTGTTTGACCCACGTGTCCAAAAACGACGTCTCCCCGATAAATCTATCGTCCAAAACGTTGCTAAAAGGGGCAAAATGTAACATTAAAATGCGTTAATATGAACGTTTATCCCAAGTTTAGAATTGCCACTCACGCTAATTGCTAAGTCCAAGCGCCATTCGTAGATAGGCTGCATCGCCTAAAATTTCGGATGCACTAACGCGTCGTCTATCTGAAAGTTTGCGATATTCTCTACGGTAATGCTCCGACCTTAATTCATGCTGTCGCTCTAACTCGTATTCAAAAATATAGTCATAAACTTTCCAGCGATACAGCGTCATACGCGTGATTCCTAGTGCATCCGCCATCTGTTGTTGCGTGAGTTTCCCGTAATGCTCTACGTCTAACTTTATCGCCAATACCTTCGTCATATTCCCTTTTAACTCTCGTTTCAATCGGTCCATTTCCGCATCTTTTATTTCAAAAGGTTTAATGCTGATTCGCACCATCTTATCACTCCTCATAAAAAAATAGGCAAGCACGCTATAAAAGCCATGCCTGCCGTTTGTTTACTTGACGGAAATGCCGTTAGGATTAACTGGCAACCGCATACGCTCCGCATTATTGTTGTATGATATCCAAAACTCTACGCTCATGCCGTCGCCCCACGTCTCTCTAGTATTTTAGTTACAAGTCCGTCTGCAATCCGGTTAATATCCGCATCTTCATGTACTATGATTTGGTCCGCTAATTTCGCAATTGAAACGCTTGGGGCGCTACCTTGCGTCGGATTAGCGTTACCATTATTAGACGTAGTATTATTAATCGTATTATTCGTAATAGACTGCGCTGACCCTGCGTATTTAAAGTCAGATACGCCAGCACCCCGCATCTCTCCGCCCATAATCGCGTCATACTGGTCAGCTTCGAATCGGTTTAATACGCGTTCTCCAACGTGCAAGGTTGCGAGATAATTGTCGAAGGGAATACGTCCAATACCGTTGAAGTGGGAACCGTCTTTCTTGCCTCCGCCAAATATATTAGTTGCAAAGTTCATTGCGCCACTTCCAATTTTCCCTACCCAATCCGGAATCTTAACGCTACCTAACATAGATACGAAATCCTTAACGTGCCCATATGCTGTCGATATCCAACCGCTTAGAGTCTCGAACCAACCTTGTACGGTCGCTAATGCACCTGAAAATATATCAAACGCATTTTTGACGCCATTTAAGATAAATTCGACCAACGGCGCTAAGACGTTATCCCACAAGAATTTAATTACGCCGGAAAGCCATTCGAACCCTGCAGCTAATGCGCCAAGAATCGGCTGTGCAACCGACCATAAAGTGGAGAATAGTTGTACTAAGAACGAAATGGCTGGCGCAATCACGTTATTAAATACGATTACAGCGATATCTCCGATAATTTGAAGGATGTTCCAAAGACCGCTTAGGTACGGTTCAATAATCGACCAAGCATTCGTAATAATCGAAGATACTGTTGTGAAGGCTTGCGAAAATGCTTCTTTTAGCCGCTCAAATCCAGGCTGTAATTGCGTTATTTTTTCGGAAATGTACTCTTTGACCTCGCCGAATTTGGTTTTAACGTTGGATATAAATGCTGATATATTAGATTTCATAGTGCTTACGAAACCGCCTACCTTCGCAGCCGTATCAGGCGAGAATCCTAACGCAGTTACCAAATCCTTCGAACCACCACCAAGCAACATCTTACCTACACCGCTGATTACGTTTTTAACCTTATCGAATGCTGATTTTAGACTATATCCGAATTTACGAATAGTATCTACCTGCACTTTCGAGAATCCAGCACTTTCTAATACGTCCATAGATGCCTTATGCTCGCCATTAAAGATGTGCGTGATACTTTTAAAAGCGCCTTTCACTTTATCGAACGCATTTTTTAGAGAGTACGAGAACTTTATAACTAGTCTAATTTGTTCTTCACTAAGTCCGGCTTTTTCGAGAATATTTCTAGCTCCACCGTACCCACTTAACCCTTCGTTAAATATTTTTACGACTGCTTTAAATGCGCTGCCAATACTGTCGATAGTATTTCTAAACGATTCACTTTTGTCATAAAGCGT of the Lysinibacillus fusiformis genome contains:
- a CDS encoding tape measure protein; translated protein: MAYDLKAVFSLEDRISGKIRNITRQMQQLNNVMRQVERATSTMNSAQQRTSSVINNTSNTINRNTNIVNSNTSAVINNVTHINRYSSAASRMTSSIQSQSSAVNGLKSQLLGIGAAYLSAQGLASGFGNFTDAADSYSNISARLANVNDGLQTQAQLQDKIFKASQRSRSSYDVMASSVAKLNLLAKDAFSSNNEAIKFTELMTKSFAVSGAGAQEMESGMYQLTQAMAAGKLQGDEFRSIMENAPLLAQAISKTAGVSMGALKEMSSEGTITSDLIKRSLFNAAEEIEEKFGNMPMTFSQAMTLFKSSAKRVFEPLFNQFIGFVNSKTFEKLESKALSFVQKTANGLSRVFSAVKSVYKVWESISPVVTKVAKVIGTFVSVVGGIFAIIGTVKLVGAAFLFITSPIGLVAGAITGIIFGFKTLYDKSESFRNTIDSIGSAFKAVVKIFNEGLSGYGGARNILEKAGLSEEQIRLVIKFSYSLKNAFDKVKGAFKSITHIFNGEHKASMDVLESAGFSKVQVDTIRKFGYSLKSAFDKVKNVISGVGKMLLGGGSKDLVTALGFSPDTAAKVGGFVSTMKSNISAFISNVKTKFGEVKEYISEKITQLQPGFERLKEAFSQAFTTVSSIITNAWSIIEPYLSGLWNILQIIGDIAVIVFNNVIAPAISFLVQLFSTLWSVAQPILGALAAGFEWLSGVIKFLWDNVLAPLVEFILNGVKNAFDIFSGALATVQGWFETLSGWISTAYGHVKDFVSMLGSVKIPDWVGKIGSGAMNFATNIFGGGKKDGSHFNGIGRIPFDNYLATLHVGERVLNRFEADQYDAIMGGEMRGAGVSDFKYAGSAQSITNNTINNTTSNNGNANPTQGSAPSVSIAKLADQIIVHEDADINRIADGLVTKILERRGATA
- a CDS encoding phBC6A51 family helix-turn-helix protein, translated to MVRISIKPFEIKDAEMDRLKRELKGNMTKVLAIKLDVEHYGKLTQQQMADALGITRMTLYRWKVYDYIFEYELERQHELRSEHYRREYRKLSDRRRVSASEILGDAAYLRMALGLSN
- a CDS encoding tyrosine-type recombinase/integrase, with translation MANPNEKKGMLIDVQPLKSKEEISEMLEALGRTKEFGLRNQLLFKLGISTGLRCGDLVALKVEQVKGKSSFKIREGKTKKERTVHLDQLMVDIADYIDTLPLGTTYLFPSRKGDAHISTTQAYRIITDAGDQIGNHSVGSHTMRKTFGYTYYNATNDIATLMEIFNHSSQKTTLRYIGMTDERIKQSIKNVSFF